A single region of the Melopsittacus undulatus isolate bMelUnd1 chromosome 10, bMelUnd1.mat.Z, whole genome shotgun sequence genome encodes:
- the LOC101873950 gene encoding oxidative stress-responsive serine-rich protein 1-like: MDLEAKDEEEESLQTAFKKLRVDAAGCIAALSVGDGTMLRTARAAVDGAKQQTVCSKEVWHGCVRKPSRGSARVPRRRRSKSPVLHPPKFTYCNMKANNQLKHKTQADMSKGSISSDVFVPAEHGTKDGHNSHFDASDDKTEPLEAFTTEEPLEKSRENCSTLSSSFETSLHSSQTSDFQSLSMLSNGRQCPCTDKKCQCQQWRTMEVYSFSGLRSVLSECEKAVLGVHTQSLQNRSPCGTATSSSPRSCSEQARAFVDDVTIEDLSGYMEYYLYIPKKMSHMAEMMYT, translated from the exons ATGGACTTGGAAGCTaaagatgaagaggaagagagtCTGCAAACGGCTTTCAAAAAGCTGAGAGTGGATGCAGCAGG ATGTATTGCAGCTCTGTCTGTTGGTGACGGGACGATGCTGAGAACAGCAAGAGCAGCTGTGGATGGAGCCAAGCAACAGACTGTCTGCTCAAAGGAAGTGTGGCACGG GTGTGTGAGAAAGCCTTCCAGAGGATCAGCCAGAGTCCCACGTCGCAGGCGCTCCAAGTCTCCCGTCCTACATCCTCCCAAGTTCACTTATTGCAATATGAAAGCCAACAACCAGctgaaacacaaaacccaagcagATATGTCAAAGGGTAGCATCAGCTCAGACGTTTTTGTCCCAGCAGAACACGGTACGAAGGACGGGCACAATTCTCACTTTGACGCCAGTGATGACAAAACCGAACCTTTGGAAGCTTTCACCACTGAAGAGCCGTTGGAGAAGTCAAGAGAAAATTGTTCTACTCTCTCCTCATCCTTTGAGACTAGCCTGCATTCTAGCCAGACCTCAGATTTCCAGTCCTTATCCATGCTTAGCAATGGCAGACAGTGCCCTTGTACGGACAAGAAATGTCAGTGCCAACAGTGGCGAACCATGGAAGTATACTCCTTCTCCGGCCTACGGAGTGTCCTGTCAGAGTGCGAGAAGGCAGTCCTGGGAGTCCACACCCAATCTCTTCAGAATAGATCCCCTTGTGGGACAGCCACATCAAGTTCTCCTAGGTCTTGTTCTGAGCAAGCTCGAGCCTTTGTGGATGACGTGACTATTGAAGATCTCTCGGGATACATGGAGTACTACTTATATATTCCCAAGAAGATGTCTCATATGGCAGAAATGATGTATACTTGA
- the OSER1 gene encoding oxidative stress-responsive serine-rich protein 1 encodes MKTEAKDGEEESLQTAFKKLRVDTAGSTASLSVGEGTSPRALVRTVADETKPKSVCTSKETWHGSMKKPSRGVVRTQRRRRSKSPVLHPPKFIHCSTKSHSTCNQLAHKSQNDVQDDSSGYGMPVPKETCAHERCSVAPDVGHKGADVESLEASAMQSVSKIRQENSPASPESEASLKTTELSDFQSMSKLNTNKPCACADKACQCKRWQDMEVYKFSGLQNTLPLAPDRRTVSEDHSQSLPSRTPSSSPRSCSEQARAFVDDVTIEDLSGYMEYYLYIPKKMSHMAEMMYT; translated from the exons ATGAAAACGGAAGCTAaggatggagaagaggaaagcCTGCAGACAGCATTCAAAAAGTTGAGAGTCGACACAGCTGG ATCTACTGCTTCTCTCTCTGTGGGTGAAGGGACAAGTCCAAGAGCACTAGTTAGAACAGTGGCAGATGAAACCAAACCTAAGAGTGTGTGTACTTCTAAGGAAACCTGGCATGG GTCTATGAAGAAGCCTTCAAGAGGAGTTGTGAGAACCCAGCGTCGCAGGCGTTCCAAGTCTCCAGTTCTTCATCCTCCCAAGTTTATCCATTGTAGCACAAAGTCACATTCCACGTGCAACCAGCTAGCACATAAGAGCCAAAATGATGTCCAGGACGACAGCAGTGGCTATGGGATGCCAGTCCCAAAGGAAACTTGTGCACACGAACGATGCAGTGTTGCTCCTGACGTTGGCCATAAGGGAGCTGATGTTGAGTCTTTGGAAGCTTCTGCTATGCAGTCAGTGTCAAAGATCAGACAGGAGAACTCTCCAGCTTCTCCAGAATCTGAAGCAAGCCTAAAGACTACGGAGCTTTCTGACTTTCAGTCTATGTCCAAGCTGAACACGAATAAGCCGTGTGCATGTGCAGATAAAGCCTGTCAGTGTAAACGATGGCAAGATATGGAAGTGTACAAATTCTCTGGCTTGCAGAACACCCTCCCGTTGGCACCTGATAGAAGAACAGTTTCTGAGGATCACTCCCAGTCTTTGCCATCAAGAACTCCCTCAAGCTCTCCACGCTCTTGTTCTGAGCAAGCCAGGGCCTTTGTGGATGATGTGACTATTGAAGATCTTTCAGGATACATGGAATATTACTTGTATATCCCAAAGAAAATGTCTCACATGGCAGAAATGATGTACACCTGA